One window from the genome of Yamadazyma tenuis chromosome 7, complete sequence encodes:
- a CDS encoding uncharacterized protein (COG:S; EggNog:ENOG503P685): protein MFKFFRFLLIVLSLAAAVLSVFALTGSYANKSYLTKTYLFNIHLDNLDLSKLLDSSNFSKRDFASQIIDVTGDSTTTATGASATATSTSATSIDEILALSYSDLGLSNVYQVSYWGYCRGTTTSQDSSSNSTFDNSNVNITWCSKPKPGYKFDPLVVFKAELNNTLQDSDTISTTLSEEITYLVDNLSYDNFNLPGDMNSKVKTFGNLMLASFGLTLAGAVLAVISVAVQLLGCFMSPDSCCLSFLNFLYECVIFIILLVGAALATSTVAYTRSQVNDDVSSYGIKAFMSINFYAFVFSGAIAAWICCVFNLLGHCCGLFATGRRRFRTMVHHEPEMAYTHGGHSSDEASYKSHGHDHEHGHGHH, encoded by the coding sequence atgttcaagtttttcagattcttgttgatagtCCTATCACTAGCAGCAGCAGTCTTGTCGGTGTTTGCCCTCACCGGGTCCTACGCCAATAAGAGCTACCTCACCAAGACgtacttgttcaacatccaCTTGGACAACCTCGATTTatccaaattgttggattcgtccaacttctcaaagCGAGACTTTGCATCGCAAATCATCGATGTCACAGGCGATAGCACCACCACTGCGACCGGTGCTAGTGCCACAGCCACCTCCACCAGCGCTACGAGCATTGACGAAATTTTAGCTCTTTCCTACAGCGACTTAGGGTTATCTAACGTCTACCAAGTCAGTTATTGGGGATATTGCAGAGGAACCACCACAAGCCAAGACTCCAGCAGCAATAGCACGTTCGACAACAGCAACGTGAACATCACATGGTGTTCCAAGCCCAAGCCCGGATACAAGTTCGATCCACTTGTGGTGTTCAAGGCCGAATTGAACAACACTTTACAAGATAGTGATACCATCAGTACCACTCTCAGTGAAGAAATCACTTATTTGGTTGACAACTTGAGCTACGATAATTTCAATCTTCCGGGTGATATGAACTCCAAGGTCAAAACGTTTGGAAACTTGATGCTTGCATCTTTTGGGTTGACATTAGCAGGAGCTGTATTGGCAGTTATCTCGGTTGCCGTTCAGCTCTTAGGATGTTTCATGAGTCCCGACTCGTGCTGCCTTTCGTTCTTGAATTTCTTGTACGAGTGTGTGATATTTATCATTCTACTTGTTGGAGCTGCCTTGGCTACTAGTACGGTAGCCTACACCAGAAGTCAGGTAAATGATGATGTGAGTTCATACGGAATCAAGGCGTTCATGTCGATCAACTTCTATGCGTTTGTGTTCTCTGGTGCTATCGCCGCCTGGATTTGTTGtgtgttcaacttgttgggCCACTGTTGTGGACTTTTCGCCACTGGTAGAAGACGGTTCAGGACT